In a genomic window of Oncorhynchus kisutch isolate 150728-3 linkage group LG9, Okis_V2, whole genome shotgun sequence:
- the LOC109864517 gene encoding inactive histone-lysine N-methyltransferase 2E isoform X13 — MLIQPGEGLFVPGGLQDEASRGTTLSTSEDGSYGADITRCICGFTHDDGYMICCDKCSVWQHIDCMGIDRQHIPETYLCERCQPRILDRDRAIVLQTRKRENMSGEWRDGIPVCISADGDTSATESGDEVPLELYTAFQHTPTSITLTTGRLAGNKQADKKRKRSGDKEPVATSARAKKAFREGSRKSSRVKGGAPEMEPGEHPSLWENKMKAWMEAYEDAGSNQYSEDVQILLRVKEAGDGKTLAYNTHTATFKPPVESQVQKNKKILKAVRDLAPDSLIIEYRGKFMLRQQFEANGCFFKRPYPFVLFYSKFDGLEMCVDARSFGNEARFIRRSCTPNSEVRHVLEDGMLHLYIYSLRSISKGTEITIGFDYDYGCCKYKVDCACVRGNPECPVLKYNLEPTENLEASSRRRGRKDKEPMMQRGDHLDLSQNQNMTLDCDGRTKGLGADGKQRKLSPLRLSISNNQDPTELEGVEDQPDNSVSSEVEMESEETIAERKRKMASPAEESHLQGVGASSCLGLSKPETREERKMEAILQAFARMEKREKRREQALEKIGTKSEGGIKEEPPATPEADIQSPGIMTPLLEVKEEPGLNKPTPAKLRGSKQRKSFSRSRTHIGQQRRRARTISTCSDIPPGSPGELLDPLANDGPDVEASRDPEPEALSSHAPDTSPPYSGSPAPDRNRSGQKYPKTKKCASLSVSLQHLVSEWCVDKQERSLRTPEPIPERPLRISSDLEVLATQLNALPGMGPGPHVYSTPKHYVRFSSPFLANRSPTTPGVPTGRRRSRELPDTPPTSGSCKKRWLKQALEEETTTPPPSSGRPTLVMPSEGPLSPPINGDSDSPLPYNGSYTLPGEDSELPTPLKKRRLCPLDACMSESSTPYGSPCATPTRADLSETPGTPLLLATPPRVTRMEEPSPEALPSTPTHTLSAPQESESSLDSSPEGSRRPSPQEAERPPSLLSSPCVAVRAPSLEVLPPHEAKISAPLSPQPPTAESQDCGGEEGPETGAEGSSEAPPTDPASSSLLSPWMKSPERVGLSGPGGLSFSPINSNLRDLTPSHTLEPILAFRPEAVAVAGVVTVTVPVPLAAGPFTEAAGSLFYPCPEEGGTLAFSRSLSGDSTGEGGSGQNPPQKKKVSLLEYRKRQREAQRSGSKMECGSPVSTTPTLVEMFPLPMETTQEPPPLAPAPAQAPVAPTPPESNTPQPSEDTEPPVEGEREGGEGQWTSSTSVEQARERGYHRALSLSDHSKDKDGETEGSEAPVRDCSSPSLQRTPTHTPCSSGPSSPSQPGSRPVKEEESDSRPRTPSQAAPQQPSKPAVPKTAPLTPTKLHPAAPSLLHSPNPQAQGSPYRSQRAFLFAPPQSQPQAQPGLPLFSQYSPQSAPPPPPAPPASAVYFPSQSASTVGSFPGFKPSVMSPFTPGAQPLLQTLPPHTLHYQSSTTPPPPPPPPPQHPGPGPALLHVNLQPPPVQQHQLLLTTAPQSSLPPPPPPPPQGQTHQLQQPSASTLLSLNQGLPLPPPPPPPPASSTGVPMQVQAPHHFQNLGGFPTPLMHTGGTANPSVPPSTYPPPHQQTGLPPPPPPPQQQTQPAQAVPTATPMPSGTRGAPASPAPFHNAGYLGTGWH, encoded by the exons atgcTGATCCAGCCAGGCGAGGGGCTGTTTGTGCCGGGGGGCCTGCAGGACGAGGCTTCCAGGGGCACCACACTCAGCACCTCGGAGGACGGCAGCTACGGGGCCGACATCACCCGCTGCATCTGTGGCTTCACCCACGACGACGGCTACATGATCTGCTGCGACAAGTGCAG tgTGTGGCAGCACATAGACTGTATGGGGATCGACAGGCAGCACATTCCTGAGACGTATCTGTGTGAGCGCTGCCAGCCGCGCATCCTGGACAGAGACCGGGCCATCGTGCTGCAGACCCGCAAGAGGGAGAACatgtccggtgagtggagagatg GCATACCGGTATGTATCTCTGCAGACGGGGACACCAGTGCCACAGAGAGTGGGGACGAGGTGCCGCTGGAGTTGTACACGGCCTTCCAGCACACGCCCACCAGCATCACACTCACCACCGGCCGCCTGGCGGGCAACAAGCAGGCCGACAAGAAACGCAAGAGGAGCGGAGACAAGGAGCCTGTCGCCACCTCGGCCCGAGCCAAGAAG GCGTTCCGTGAGGGCTCCAGGAAGTCCTCCAGAGTGAAGGGTGGCGCTCCAGAAATGGAGCCCGGGGAGCACCCGTCTCTGTGGGAGAACAAGATGAAGGCTTGGATGGAGGCCTACGAGGATGCCGGCAGCAACCAGTACAGCGAGGACGTCCAGATCCTGCTCCGCGTCAAGGAGGCCGGCGACGGCAAGACCCTggcctacaacacacacacagccaccttCAAACCGCCCGTGGAG AGCCAGGTTCAGAAGAACAAGAAGATCCTGAAGGCAGTGAGGGATTTGGCTCCAGACTCCCTCATCATAGAGTACAGGGGCAAGTTCATGCTGCGACAGCAGTTTGAGGCCAACGGATGCTTCTTCAAGAG GCCGTACCCCTTTGTGTTGTTCTACTCAAAGTTTGACGGGCTGGAGATGTGCGTGGACGCCCGCAGCTTTGGCAATGAGGCCCGCTTCATCCGACGCTCCTGCACCCCCAACTCTGAG GTGCGTCATGTATTAGAGGATGGTATGCTCCATTTGTACATTTACTCTTTGAGGTCCATCAGCAAAGGCACCGAGATCACCATAGGCTTCGACTATGACTATGGCTGCTG tAAATACAAGGTGGACTGTGCATGTGTGAGGGGGAACCCAGAGTGCCCGGTGCTGAAGTACAACCTGGAGCCCACAGAGAACCTGGAGGCCAGCAGCCGCCGGCGGGGCCGCAAGGACAAGGAGCCCATGATGCAGCGAGGGGACCACCTGGACCTGAGCCAGAATCAGAACATGACCCTGGACTGTGACGGCAGGACCAAGGGCCTGGGGGCCGACGGCAAGCAGAGGAAGCTATCGCCCCTCCGCCTCTCCATTTCCAACAACCAG GATCCTACAGAGTTAGAGGGTGTAGAAGACCAACCTGATAACTCCGTTAGCAGTGAAGTAGAGATGGAGTCAGAGGAGACcattgcagagagaaagaggaagatg GCCAGCCCAGCGGAGGAGTCCCATCTGCAAGGCGTGGGGGCCTCCAGCTGTCTGGGACTGAGTAAACCGGAG acCCGTgaagagaggaagatggaggccATCCTGCAGGCCTTTGCCCGcatggagaagagggagaagaggcggGAGCAGGCCCTGGAGAAGATCGGCACCAAGTCAGAGGGGGGCATCAAGGAGGAGCCCCCTGCCACCCCCGAGGCCGACATACAGTCTCCTGGTATCATGACT CCCCTGCTAGAGGTGAAGGAGGAGCCGGGTCTCAACAAGCCCACGCCGGCCAAGCTGCGAGGCAGCAAGCAGAGGAAGAGCTTCTCGCGGAGCCGCACCCACATTGGGCAGCAGCGGCGGCGAGCGCGAACCATCAGCACCTGCTCTGACATACCTCCCGGCTCGCCTGGGGAACTCCTGGACCCCCTGGCCAATGACGGCCCAGACGTAGAGGCCTCCAGGGACCCCGAGCCAGAGGCCCTCTCCTCCCATGCCCCCGACACCAGCCCCCCTTACAGTGGCTCCCCGGCCCCTGACAGAAACCGCTCCGGGCAGAAGTACCCCAAAACTAAAAAG tgtgcttctctctctgtctctctacagcaCTTAGTGAGTGAGTGGTGCGTCGACAAGCAGGAGCGGTCATTGCGGACCCCAGAGCCGATCCCGGAGAGGCCCCTGAGGATCAGCAGCGACCTGGAGGTGCTGGCCACCCAGCTCAACGCCCTGCCCGGCATGGGCCCCGGCCCGCACGTCTATAGCACGCCCAAACACTACGTCCGCTTCTCCTCGCCCTTCCTGGCCAACCGCAGCCCCACCACCCCTGGGGTGCCCACCGGACGCCGGCGTTCCCGCGAGCTGCCCGACACGCCGCCCACCTCAGGCTCCTGCAAGAAG CGCTGGCTGAAGCAGGCTCTAGAGGAGGAGACCACCACCCCTCCACCCAGCAGCGGCCGGCCCACCCTGGTCATGCCTAGCGAGGGCCCTCTCAGCCCTCCTATCAACGGGGACTCTGACAGCCCACTCCCCTACAATGGAAGCTACACCTTGCCAGGTGAGGACTCTG AGTTGCCCACTCCTCTGAAGAAGCGACGTCTGTGTCCACTGGATGCCTGCATGTCAGAGAGCTCCACCCCCTACGGCTCTCCCTGCGCCACGCCAACCCGGGCCGACCTATCAGAGACGCCGGGTACACCCCTGCTGCTGGCCACGCCACCCCGCGTCACCCGTATGGAGGAGCCGAGCCCCGAGGCTCTACCAagcactcctacacacacactcagtgccCCGCAGGAA AGCGAGTCTTCCCTGGACAGCTCACCAGAGGGCAGTCGCAGACCCAGCCCCCAAGAAGCTGAGCGGCCACCTTCGCTGCTCTCCTCCCCCTGTGTAGCGGTCAGGGCTCCCAGTCTGGAGGTGTTGCCCCCCCACGAGGCCAAGATCAGCGCCCCCCTGAGCCCCCAGCCCCCCACCGCCGAGTCCCAGGactgtgggggagaggaggggccaGAGACCGGGGCTGAGGGTAGCAGCGAGGCCCCCCCCACAGACCcagcctcttcctccctcctctccccctggatGAAGAGTCCAGAGAGAGTGGGTCTGTCAGGGCCAGGGGGTCTGTCCTTCTCCCCCATCAACTCTAACCTGAGGGACCTTACCCCCTCACACACCCTGGAGCCCATCTTGGCCTTCAGGCCTGAGGCGGTGGCTGTGGCTGGTGTTGTGACAGTGACTGTACCAGTACCCTTGGCAGCAGGACCCTTCACAGAGGCTGCAGGGTCTCTCTTCTACCCCTGCCCTGAGGAGGGGGGAACGCTGGCCTTCTCTCGTTCACTAAGTGGAGACAGCACCGGAGAGGGAGGGTCAGGACAGAATCCCCCACAGAAGAAAAAG GTGTCTTTGCTGGAGTACAGGAAACGTCAGCGTGAGGCGCAGCGCAGCGGCTCCAAAATGGAATGCGGCTCGCCTGTCTCTACAACACCTACCCTGGTGGAGATGTTCCCTCTGCCCATGGAGACCACCCAAGAGCCTCCACCCCTGGCTCCTGCTCCGGCCCAAGCTCCAGTGGCCCCCACCCCGCCTGAGTCAAATACCCCCCAGCCCAGTGAGGACACAGAGCCCCCTgtcgagggggagagagaggggggagagggacagtGGACCTCGTCCACCTCGGTGGAGCAGGCAAGAGAGCGTGGCTACCACAGAGCCCTGTCGCTTAGTGACCACAGCAAGGacaaag ATGGAGAGACCGAGGGCAGTGAGGCCCCGGTCAGAGATTGTTCATCTCCTAGCCTGCAGAGGACCCCAACCCACACG cCGTGTTCTTCTGGCCCCAGCAGCCCGTCCCAGCCTGGCAGTCGCccagtgaaggaggaggagagtgacagcCGGCCTCGGACCCCTTCCCAGGCCGCCCCACAGCAGCCCAGCAAGCCTGCCGTACCCAAGACAGCCCCCCTGACCCCCACCAAGCTACACCCTGCTGCCCCCTCACTCCTCCACTCCCCCAACCCCCAGGCTCAGGGCTCCCCTTACCGCAGCCAGAGGGCCTTCCTCTTTGCTCCTCCTCAGTCCCAGCCACAGGCTCAACCAGGGCTGCCCCTCTTCTCCCAGTACAGCCCACAGTccgctccacctcctccaccagcaCCTCCAGCCTCAGCGGTCTACTTCCCCAGCCAGTCAGCCTCCACCGTGGGATCCTTCCCTGGGTTCAAGCCTTCCGTGATGTCCCCATTCACCCCTGGAGCCCAGCCCCTCCTGCAGACTCTTCCTCCCCACACCCTGCACTACCAGAGCTCTAccactccccctcctcctccccctcccccaccacaacACCCTGGGCCCGGCCCGGCCCTGCTACACGTTAACCTGCAGCCTCCTCCTGTCCAGCAGCACCAGCTCCTCCTGACCACAGCCccccagtcctccctccctcctcctccgccACCTCCCCCACAGGGCCAGACCCACCAGCTGCAGCAGCCCAGTGCCAGCACCCTCCTGTCACTCAACCAGGGCCtgcctcttcctccacccccaccccctcctcctgcctcctccacCGGTGTCCCCATGCAAGTGCAGGCCCCTCACCACTTTCAGAACTTGGGGGGCTTTCCAACCCCGCTGATGCACACCGGCGGTACCGCTAACCCCTCGGTGCCCCCCTCCACCTACCCCCCGCCCCACCAGCAGACTGGactgcccccccctcctccccctccccagcaGCAGACTCAGCCGGCCCAGGCCGTGCCCACCGCCACTCCGATGCCCAGCGGAACACGTGGGGCCCCTGCGTCCCCCGCCCCCTTTCACAACGCTGGGTACCTGGGCACGGGGTGGCACTGA
- the LOC109864517 gene encoding inactive histone-lysine N-methyltransferase 2E isoform X8: MSIVIPVGVDTADTSYLEMAAGSEPESVEASPVVVEKSSYPHQIYSISSHHSHSYIGLPYADHNYGARPPPTPPASPPPSMLIQPGEGLFVPGGLQDEASRGTTLSTSEDGSYGADITRCICGFTHDDGYMICCDKCSVWQHIDCMGIDRQHIPETYLCERCQPRILDRDRAIVLQTRKRENMSDGDTSATESGDEVPLELYTAFQHTPTSITLTTGRLAGNKQADKKRKRSGDKEPVATSARAKKAFREGSRKSSRVKGGAPEMEPGEHPSLWENKMKAWMEAYEDAGSNQYSEDVQILLRVKEAGDGKTLAYNTHTATFKPPVESQVQKNKKILKAVRDLAPDSLIIEYRGKFMLRQQFEANGCFFKRPYPFVLFYSKFDGLEMCVDARSFGNEARFIRRSCTPNSEVRHVLEDGMLHLYIYSLRSISKGTEITIGFDYDYGCCKYKVDCACVRGNPECPVLKYNLEPTENLEASSRRRGRKDKEPMMQRGDHLDLSQNQNMTLDCDGRTKGLGADGKQRKLSPLRLSISNNQDPTELEGVEDQPDNSVSSEVEMESEETIAERKRKMASPAEESHLQGVGASSCLGLSKPETREERKMEAILQAFARMEKREKRREQALEKIGTKSEGGIKEEPPATPEADIQSPGIMTPLLEVKEEPGLNKPTPAKLRGSKQRKSFSRSRTHIGQQRRRARTISTCSDIPPGSPGELLDPLANDGPDVEASRDPEPEALSSHAPDTSPPYSGSPAPDRNRSGQKYPKTKKCASLSVSLQHLVSEWCVDKQERSLRTPEPIPERPLRISSDLEVLATQLNALPGMGPGPHVYSTPKHYVRFSSPFLANRSPTTPGVPTGRRRSRELPDTPPTSGSCKKRWLKQALEEETTTPPPSSGRPTLVMPSEGPLSPPINGDSDSPLPYNGSYTLPGEDSELPTPLKKRRLCPLDACMSESSTPYGSPCATPTRADLSETPGTPLLLATPPRVTRMEEPSPEALPSTPTHTLSAPQESESSLDSSPEGSRRPSPQEAERPPSLLSSPCVAVRAPSLEVLPPHEAKISAPLSPQPPTAESQDCGGEEGPETGAEGSSEAPPTDPASSSLLSPWMKSPERVGLSGPGGLSFSPINSNLRDLTPSHTLEPILAFRPEAVAVAGVVTVTVPVPLAAGPFTEAAGSLFYPCPEEGGTLAFSRSLSGDSTGEGGSGQNPPQKKKVSLLEYRKRQREAQRSGSKMECGSPVSTTPTLVEMFPLPMETTQEPPPLAPAPAQAPVAPTPPESNTPQPSEDTEPPVEGEREGGEGQWTSSTSVEQARERGYHRALSLSDHSKDKDGETEGSEAPVRDCSSPSLQRTPTHTPCSSGPSSPSQPGSRPVKEEESDSRPRTPSQAAPQQPSKPAVPKTAPLTPTKLHPAAPSLLHSPNPQAQGSPYRSQRAFLFAPPQSQPQAQPGLPLFSQYSPQSAPPPPPAPPASAVYFPSQSASTVGSFPGFKPSVMSPFTPGAQPLLQTLPPHTLHYQSSTTPPPPPPPPPQHPGPGPALLHVNLQPPPVQQHQLLLTTAPQSSLPPPPPPPPQGQTHQLQQPSASTLLSLNQGLPLPPPPPPPPASSTGVPMQVQAPHHFQNLGGFPTPLMHTGGTANPSVPPSTYPPPHQQTGLPPPPPPPQQQTQPAQAVPTATPMPSGTRGAPASPAPFHNAGYLGTGWH, translated from the exons ATGAGCATAGTGATCCCTGTAGGGGTGGACACAGCAGACACCTCATACCTGGAAATGGCTGCAGGCTCAGA aCCTGAATCAGTAGAGGCCAGCCCTGTGGTGGTGGAGAAGTCCAGCTACCCGCACCAGATCTACAGCATTAGCTCTCACCACTCCCACAGTTACATTGGGCTGCCCTACGCC GACCACAACTATGGGGCGCGCCccccgcccactcccccggcctcccctcccccctccatgcTGATCCAGCCAGGCGAGGGGCTGTTTGTGCCGGGGGGCCTGCAGGACGAGGCTTCCAGGGGCACCACACTCAGCACCTCGGAGGACGGCAGCTACGGGGCCGACATCACCCGCTGCATCTGTGGCTTCACCCACGACGACGGCTACATGATCTGCTGCGACAAGTGCAG tgTGTGGCAGCACATAGACTGTATGGGGATCGACAGGCAGCACATTCCTGAGACGTATCTGTGTGAGCGCTGCCAGCCGCGCATCCTGGACAGAGACCGGGCCATCGTGCTGCAGACCCGCAAGAGGGAGAACatgtccg ACGGGGACACCAGTGCCACAGAGAGTGGGGACGAGGTGCCGCTGGAGTTGTACACGGCCTTCCAGCACACGCCCACCAGCATCACACTCACCACCGGCCGCCTGGCGGGCAACAAGCAGGCCGACAAGAAACGCAAGAGGAGCGGAGACAAGGAGCCTGTCGCCACCTCGGCCCGAGCCAAGAAG GCGTTCCGTGAGGGCTCCAGGAAGTCCTCCAGAGTGAAGGGTGGCGCTCCAGAAATGGAGCCCGGGGAGCACCCGTCTCTGTGGGAGAACAAGATGAAGGCTTGGATGGAGGCCTACGAGGATGCCGGCAGCAACCAGTACAGCGAGGACGTCCAGATCCTGCTCCGCGTCAAGGAGGCCGGCGACGGCAAGACCCTggcctacaacacacacacagccaccttCAAACCGCCCGTGGAG AGCCAGGTTCAGAAGAACAAGAAGATCCTGAAGGCAGTGAGGGATTTGGCTCCAGACTCCCTCATCATAGAGTACAGGGGCAAGTTCATGCTGCGACAGCAGTTTGAGGCCAACGGATGCTTCTTCAAGAG GCCGTACCCCTTTGTGTTGTTCTACTCAAAGTTTGACGGGCTGGAGATGTGCGTGGACGCCCGCAGCTTTGGCAATGAGGCCCGCTTCATCCGACGCTCCTGCACCCCCAACTCTGAG GTGCGTCATGTATTAGAGGATGGTATGCTCCATTTGTACATTTACTCTTTGAGGTCCATCAGCAAAGGCACCGAGATCACCATAGGCTTCGACTATGACTATGGCTGCTG tAAATACAAGGTGGACTGTGCATGTGTGAGGGGGAACCCAGAGTGCCCGGTGCTGAAGTACAACCTGGAGCCCACAGAGAACCTGGAGGCCAGCAGCCGCCGGCGGGGCCGCAAGGACAAGGAGCCCATGATGCAGCGAGGGGACCACCTGGACCTGAGCCAGAATCAGAACATGACCCTGGACTGTGACGGCAGGACCAAGGGCCTGGGGGCCGACGGCAAGCAGAGGAAGCTATCGCCCCTCCGCCTCTCCATTTCCAACAACCAG GATCCTACAGAGTTAGAGGGTGTAGAAGACCAACCTGATAACTCCGTTAGCAGTGAAGTAGAGATGGAGTCAGAGGAGACcattgcagagagaaagaggaagatg GCCAGCCCAGCGGAGGAGTCCCATCTGCAAGGCGTGGGGGCCTCCAGCTGTCTGGGACTGAGTAAACCGGAG acCCGTgaagagaggaagatggaggccATCCTGCAGGCCTTTGCCCGcatggagaagagggagaagaggcggGAGCAGGCCCTGGAGAAGATCGGCACCAAGTCAGAGGGGGGCATCAAGGAGGAGCCCCCTGCCACCCCCGAGGCCGACATACAGTCTCCTGGTATCATGACT CCCCTGCTAGAGGTGAAGGAGGAGCCGGGTCTCAACAAGCCCACGCCGGCCAAGCTGCGAGGCAGCAAGCAGAGGAAGAGCTTCTCGCGGAGCCGCACCCACATTGGGCAGCAGCGGCGGCGAGCGCGAACCATCAGCACCTGCTCTGACATACCTCCCGGCTCGCCTGGGGAACTCCTGGACCCCCTGGCCAATGACGGCCCAGACGTAGAGGCCTCCAGGGACCCCGAGCCAGAGGCCCTCTCCTCCCATGCCCCCGACACCAGCCCCCCTTACAGTGGCTCCCCGGCCCCTGACAGAAACCGCTCCGGGCAGAAGTACCCCAAAACTAAAAAG tgtgcttctctctctgtctctctacagcaCTTAGTGAGTGAGTGGTGCGTCGACAAGCAGGAGCGGTCATTGCGGACCCCAGAGCCGATCCCGGAGAGGCCCCTGAGGATCAGCAGCGACCTGGAGGTGCTGGCCACCCAGCTCAACGCCCTGCCCGGCATGGGCCCCGGCCCGCACGTCTATAGCACGCCCAAACACTACGTCCGCTTCTCCTCGCCCTTCCTGGCCAACCGCAGCCCCACCACCCCTGGGGTGCCCACCGGACGCCGGCGTTCCCGCGAGCTGCCCGACACGCCGCCCACCTCAGGCTCCTGCAAGAAG CGCTGGCTGAAGCAGGCTCTAGAGGAGGAGACCACCACCCCTCCACCCAGCAGCGGCCGGCCCACCCTGGTCATGCCTAGCGAGGGCCCTCTCAGCCCTCCTATCAACGGGGACTCTGACAGCCCACTCCCCTACAATGGAAGCTACACCTTGCCAGGTGAGGACTCTG AGTTGCCCACTCCTCTGAAGAAGCGACGTCTGTGTCCACTGGATGCCTGCATGTCAGAGAGCTCCACCCCCTACGGCTCTCCCTGCGCCACGCCAACCCGGGCCGACCTATCAGAGACGCCGGGTACACCCCTGCTGCTGGCCACGCCACCCCGCGTCACCCGTATGGAGGAGCCGAGCCCCGAGGCTCTACCAagcactcctacacacacactcagtgccCCGCAGGAA AGCGAGTCTTCCCTGGACAGCTCACCAGAGGGCAGTCGCAGACCCAGCCCCCAAGAAGCTGAGCGGCCACCTTCGCTGCTCTCCTCCCCCTGTGTAGCGGTCAGGGCTCCCAGTCTGGAGGTGTTGCCCCCCCACGAGGCCAAGATCAGCGCCCCCCTGAGCCCCCAGCCCCCCACCGCCGAGTCCCAGGactgtgggggagaggaggggccaGAGACCGGGGCTGAGGGTAGCAGCGAGGCCCCCCCCACAGACCcagcctcttcctccctcctctccccctggatGAAGAGTCCAGAGAGAGTGGGTCTGTCAGGGCCAGGGGGTCTGTCCTTCTCCCCCATCAACTCTAACCTGAGGGACCTTACCCCCTCACACACCCTGGAGCCCATCTTGGCCTTCAGGCCTGAGGCGGTGGCTGTGGCTGGTGTTGTGACAGTGACTGTACCAGTACCCTTGGCAGCAGGACCCTTCACAGAGGCTGCAGGGTCTCTCTTCTACCCCTGCCCTGAGGAGGGGGGAACGCTGGCCTTCTCTCGTTCACTAAGTGGAGACAGCACCGGAGAGGGAGGGTCAGGACAGAATCCCCCACAGAAGAAAAAG GTGTCTTTGCTGGAGTACAGGAAACGTCAGCGTGAGGCGCAGCGCAGCGGCTCCAAAATGGAATGCGGCTCGCCTGTCTCTACAACACCTACCCTGGTGGAGATGTTCCCTCTGCCCATGGAGACCACCCAAGAGCCTCCACCCCTGGCTCCTGCTCCGGCCCAAGCTCCAGTGGCCCCCACCCCGCCTGAGTCAAATACCCCCCAGCCCAGTGAGGACACAGAGCCCCCTgtcgagggggagagagaggggggagagggacagtGGACCTCGTCCACCTCGGTGGAGCAGGCAAGAGAGCGTGGCTACCACAGAGCCCTGTCGCTTAGTGACCACAGCAAGGacaaag ATGGAGAGACCGAGGGCAGTGAGGCCCCGGTCAGAGATTGTTCATCTCCTAGCCTGCAGAGGACCCCAACCCACACG cCGTGTTCTTCTGGCCCCAGCAGCCCGTCCCAGCCTGGCAGTCGCccagtgaaggaggaggagagtgacagcCGGCCTCGGACCCCTTCCCAGGCCGCCCCACAGCAGCCCAGCAAGCCTGCCGTACCCAAGACAGCCCCCCTGACCCCCACCAAGCTACACCCTGCTGCCCCCTCACTCCTCCACTCCCCCAACCCCCAGGCTCAGGGCTCCCCTTACCGCAGCCAGAGGGCCTTCCTCTTTGCTCCTCCTCAGTCCCAGCCACAGGCTCAACCAGGGCTGCCCCTCTTCTCCCAGTACAGCCCACAGTccgctccacctcctccaccagcaCCTCCAGCCTCAGCGGTCTACTTCCCCAGCCAGTCAGCCTCCACCGTGGGATCCTTCCCTGGGTTCAAGCCTTCCGTGATGTCCCCATTCACCCCTGGAGCCCAGCCCCTCCTGCAGACTCTTCCTCCCCACACCCTGCACTACCAGAGCTCTAccactccccctcctcctccccctcccccaccacaacACCCTGGGCCCGGCCCGGCCCTGCTACACGTTAACCTGCAGCCTCCTCCTGTCCAGCAGCACCAGCTCCTCCTGACCACAGCCccccagtcctccctccctcctcctccgccACCTCCCCCACAGGGCCAGACCCACCAGCTGCAGCAGCCCAGTGCCAGCACCCTCCTGTCACTCAACCAGGGCCtgcctcttcctccacccccaccccctcctcctgcctcctccacCGGTGTCCCCATGCAAGTGCAGGCCCCTCACCACTTTCAGAACTTGGGGGGCTTTCCAACCCCGCTGATGCACACCGGCGGTACCGCTAACCCCTCGGTGCCCCCCTCCACCTACCCCCCGCCCCACCAGCAGACTGGactgcccccccctcctccccctccccagcaGCAGACTCAGCCGGCCCAGGCCGTGCCCACCGCCACTCCGATGCCCAGCGGAACACGTGGGGCCCCTGCGTCCCCCGCCCCCTTTCACAACGCTGGGTACCTGGGCACGGGGTGGCACTGA